The window GCAAGCGGCCACGCCGCCGGTGTGGCCGGCCCTGTGGGCGCGTTGGTCTACTTCTATGGACTAATCGCTACGCCTTTGTTGGCGCTGCTGCCGCTGGTCACCTTGGCGCGCCTCTTCGCCAAGGGACACGACGTCTGGCAGACCGTCGTCGGTTCGGCGATGTCGCTGGTCATCACCGTCCTCGTGCTGCGCCTGTATGGATTCATGCCGCTGACCGGAATGCCGTACTGAACGGCCAAAAAATGCTTTACGAATAGCCCTCCAGTTCAAATCCAAATCCTGACCGGGTAACGGTCGAATCGGTTCTCTTGCCACCCGTTGCAGCACATTGACTTCAAACGCCAAAGGTTTTGAGACGCGTTTGAAGTTCTGCACCAGCCTCGCTGCTCGCTGCACGATTCTCTCCTTCCGGAAGGGTTGAAGATATAATAATAGATATATTCGCTCTTATATGTCACATTTCCACACATCATTGCGTTACAGTCACGTACATCGAAGGGTTTGCCACAGTCCCTCGCACGGAACACCTCCGGTGATTGCGAGGCCAATGGTGAAAATCATGCCCGTGGAGATAGTTTGCGATGAGACAGAAACAGTTGGGAATGAAACGCTACTTGCTGCCCATAATGGCCGTGTTGATGGCGGTGCTGGCCTGCGGACCGCTCGACACCGCGCGCGAGATCGTCGCCGGACTCTTTCGTGTTTATTACGTCGCGCCCGACGGTGACGACGCCAATGACTGCCGCTCCTGGGAGGCCGCCTGCCTGACGCTCAGTGGTGCGGCCAGGCACGTCGATGGCGGCGATATCATTCGCCTCGCCGCCGGAACGATCAGCGTGCCGGACGTGACGATCGACAGCATCATAGCAATCGAGGGCATGGGCGAAGCAGAGAGCATACTTGAACTGACAGATACGGGAACCGTCGCCCTCAACGCCGATGTCACTTTCCTCGATCTCACCATCACGACTTCCGGACCCACGACGGGTGCTTTACCCTGCATCCATGTTGCCGAGGGCGCTTCCGCCACCATCACCCAGGTCACTCTGCGGGACTGCGGCCTGGGCATTCGTGTCGCACCCGACGCCGAAGCGGCTCTGCAGAACGTGACCATAACCGGTTCGACCGCGGAGGCGCTCATTAACGACGGCAGTGTGACCGTCGATCAAAGCCGTTTGGTCGAAAACAAGGATCGTGCGATTACGAACCGCGGAACGATGATCGTCGAAAACACGACCATCGATCGCAACATCCTCAACCCCTTGCATCTCGCCGGCGATCTGCCCGATACAACCATCACCAACGTTGGACATCTGGAACTGATCAACAGCACGATAAGCCGCAGTACGGACCGCGGCATCACCAACGCCGGAGAACTGATTTTGCGCAACTCGACGGTCAGCTCGAATCGCGGGGACGTGGCAATCAGCAGCCAGGACGGCGAATTGAGGCTGCTGTACGTCACCGTGGCGAACAATGCCGGAACCGGCATCAACCTCGCTGGAGGCCTGGCCGAAATCGAGAACACGATCTCTACCGGAAACGGTTACAACTGTTACTGGAATCCCACGTCGACTCCGACTCTGCTGGGCATCAATCTGTCTGAAGATTGCCGATTCTTTACCGCAGGGGAATTGCTGCTGCAGCCGCTGGCGGACAACGGCGGACCGACCGAAACGCACGCCTTGCAGCCCGGCAGCGCCGCCATTGACGCTGCCACACTGGACTGCCCGCCAAGCGATCAGCGCGGCGTCGAGCGCCCCTTCGGTGAAGCCTGCGATGCGGGCGCTTTCGAGTTCGATCCCACCGTGATCGCCGAACCCATCGCCCTCCGGGCGCCCGCCACTCCCATCACCGCCACACCAACAACGGAACTGCCTCTCGCCAAGGCCGTGAAAGATGGTTTGTGCTGGACGGGACCCGGCGCTGCATATCCGGTCGTCAGTGCCGTAAGTGCCGGAATCGAACTCAGCTTGCGCGGTGTTGATGCGCAAGGCGATTGGCTCATCGTTGATTCACCTCGTTTCCCCGGTGTAAACTGCTGGCTGGAACGCGACTCGGTGGACCTGCCGCCCGAGACGGAGTTGTCGGTATTGCCCGTGTTCTCTGTCCCGCCGCGGCCCACGGCGACGTCGAAGCCCGAGAAGGCAGTCGGCTGCCTGGTGCAGGATCCCAACGATCCCAAGCAGGTGATCTGCGTGCCGCGCGCCTGCACGCCAAACGACGTACCCGGCGGAAGCTGCAATCCGTAGCGTCCGTTCGGCGCGGAGACGAATGAGCCCTCGCCACAAATATACGCCGCCGCAGCTTGGGCTGCGGCGGCGATTGAATCTCATGTGAAACCGAGGTGTTTGTTGTTGTTCTTCACTTATCTCAGCTCAACGTTTCATCGACGTGAGGAGCCGCAGATGTTTGCAGGATAGTGTCTCATTTCGTGATGGCCGTTTTCGACTTGTCCTTTCTCCACTTAACGAGACTTCATCTTCTCACATCTTTCAACGATTCCGTTCCCTCACATTTCCAACAATTTGCCGGAATCGTGTTGCATGATTCCACACCGAGATGATTCGTTACGTGATACAATCCAATACAAGTAAAAAGGCTTGTATTTGAAGATTACAAGTGATATAACTTGTATTACACGATCGTGATGGCTGAGAAAATGAAGATTGATAAAGACAAGATTTATGCAGTCCTGACGGGTGATATCGTCGGCTCGACAAAATTCAAGGGAAACGATCGCAAATACCTGCATGAATGCCTCGAAGCTTCCTCGCAGAAGCTCGTTGATTCTTTTTCCGGATCGGTTCCGTATCCACCCGAATTCTTTCGGGGAGACAGCTGGCAATTTCTGGTAACAGATTCATCTAAGTCTTTACGAATTGGCACTTTTTTTAGAGCCCTCATTAAAGCAAGTTCGAGTTCGAAACACCTGGACACAAGATTATCGATCGGATTGGGACTCCTTGATTTTATTCCCGAGGAAAATATTTCAAGTGGCGATGGAGAAGCATTTCGCCTTTCCGGTGAAGGGTTGGAAAGGTTAAATAAATCCAATCGCATGGATATTTCTTTTCCCGTGCGATTCGAATCAAATACTGCCAAAGCCTTTGAAATTATCCTGAAATTAATGGATATCAAAATTACTGAATGGACCGACAAACAAGCAAACGCAGTCTGCGGAGCTTTGTTGGATTATACGCAGGAAACCATTGCAAGGCATTGGTTCGCAAAAAGGATATCTCAACAAGCGGTTGCGCAGCATCTCGATCGAGCGGGTTGGGCGAAAATTGCCTCCGCCATTGAGTTCTACGAAACACATTTACCAATGATCTTGCGCGATGAAGAGCAACGGGAGAACATTCACAATAATTAGAGCTTGTAATACATAATTACAGGCCCCGAGGCTTGTAATGTGGGTACATAAATCGAGGGTTTTATGATCCATCCAATATACAAACTCATCATTCCTCTGGTCAGTGCACATCTTGCAGGTGATTTCTTATTTCGATCTGATGACGATGTTAAGAATAATTCTCAACCGCAAGGCTTACTCAAACACGCCTTGATCGCAGGCCTTCTTTCTTGGGTATTGTTGGGCACGATCCAGGCATGGAGTGTTGGATTACTCATTTTTACACTGCATTCCATCATCGACTACATAACGTCGAAACGATCGAGCGATGGCTTGCGGACTTTTTTATTCGATCAATTGGCACACGTATTCGTAATCGTGGTACTCGCATATGTCATTGATTCACGAGACCTACTGCCCTTCCCGAATTATTGGTATGGTCTCTTCGGTAAAGCATATTACGCTGGGAACCTGCTGTTTTCCGGTGCGGTTTTGAATGTAAGCGTCGGGGGAATTGTTGTTGGCTTCAAAGTCAAACCCTTTCTCGATCAGCTCAATAAATTGGCTAAAGACGGAGACAAGCAAAATCTCAAAGAAGCGCAAAATATTGCATCAAGAGGTTTTGAAGAGGGCGGCAGGACGATCGGATACCTTGAACGCGCACTAATTTACGTTCTAGTGCTTGTAAACCAACCCGCCGGAATCGGCTTTCTGATCGCAGCGAAGTCGGTCTTTCGATTCGGAGAAATCAATGTAAGTTCGAACCGGATGGAAGCTGAATATATATTAATCGGAACTCTATACAGTTTCCTTTACGGCATTGTCGTATCCTACCTAACAACTTACCTGCTGTCGAATATCGGTTTCGTCGGGTAACCACTCGCGACTCTGCGCTCCGATGATCGAGCAATACCTTTCTCGTAAGTTATTCATCTTCGAAAACCAGAAAGGAAAATCGTAAGGTGCGGAAAGTCTGCACCGCTTATCCATTCGTGCTTCGTAAGCCTATCTCAGATCAAGCAAGCCTCACTCGCTCGAATCCAGCGGCACACTTCCTGTGCAGACTACGTTCAGGTAAATTTCAATCGAACCGTCGCTGCGCTGTGAGCCGCCGTAGAATTCCGCATCGTAGCTCAACTCTCCGATCGGGAGCAGTTCGATGGTCAGCTCGAAGGGCACGGCGTGAGTCTCCGTTTTCGCGGTCTCCACGTTGTAGAACACGTACGTCTGCGCCTCCGGATCGGCGACGTAGGAACACTGCGACCAGCCCTCCACCTTGAAGTTCACATCCACCTCCCCCTGATAAGTCCAGTACGTAGCACCGTCCGTGTCCACGGGTTTCAAAGGGTTCCGACTGAAGTCGGCGCTGACCCAAGTATCGACGTAGCTCAACTGCTGCGAGCCGTCGTCCGTCCACACGTCGTCGACGAGATGGAAGCTCATCTGGCTGTCCGCCAGAAGCCCTTCTTCGTCAAAGCCCAAAGTAAAGGCGATGTCGCCCACGTCCTCGGCGCCCGTGCTGTCGTGATACGAGAAATGGGAGGCTTCACGCGGCAGTAATATATCGGACCAGTAATAACTGCGCGTCTGGCACTGGGTGATATCGAGGCTGCGCACCACTTCACCGGCCTCGTTCGTCTGTGGTTCCTCCTGCGCTGTGCTTTCCGCTGGCGATTCGATGTCCGGCTGTTCTTCGACGAGATCGTTGAAGTCGTTGCTGGCGTCTGCCTGCCGGTTTTCCCGCTGGCACTGCCGGACGAAGGCGTCGAAATCCACCGGCTGCACGACCACGTCGCGGCTCACGGTCACGTTCGCCGCTTCCGGCAACCCCAACGCTGCGAGGATGTTCGCCTTCGCCCCGGAGCGCACGAGATCGCGCGCCAGGCCGATGCGTACTTCGCGCCGCACCTTCTTCCAGAACACCTGCCGCAGCACGCGCCGCGCCATCTTCCCCTGCAGCGCGGCACCGCCGGTGACCATCTGCACCACGGCTTCCTTGATGACTTCCTCCGACAGCCAACGGCCGAAGCGTTTCAGGTTGATGCGGCTGGGATCGAGGCGGCGGAAAAAACGCCGCAGCGGGTTGCTGCGCCTGCGCCGACGGCGGGCCAACTGCTCGGCCTGCTTCTTCAAGCGCTCGATTGCCGGCCCGCACACGTTGGTCAGCACCTTCTCGGTGACGCACTTATCCACCGCCAATTGATCAGCGGTGGTGTTGCCGTGCAGGTCGGCGCAGAGTTCCTGGTACATCGTCAGCAGCCGCTGGGCTTCGTTGGCCGGCGCGCCGGCGGGATCAAAGCTGGAACTCACCGTCTTCATCAATCCGCGGGACCCGAGCTGCCCACCGACCTCCTCGCTTTCCTCGAAGGAAAGGTCGTAGCTGCTGACCATCAGCAGCAGCGCCTCGTCCAGCGAATGATCCGGCTTCGCCGCCGAGACCGGAATCACGTCCACGATCAGGCTCACGATCAGGACGGAGGTGAGAACCAAGCTGCGCATCTTAGAATTATGCCTATCCATTTCACTCCACCTCCGCGACGACCGGCAGCGCTTCCACGTAAACCAACTCGCCGTCCTGCAGGCCGAACGTCAGTTCCGGCGCGTAGTACACTTCGGCGTCGTCCACGATCTCGTCTTCCAGCGGGACGACCAGGTACTGCTCCAATCCCGCTGCGGCGATGACTTCTTCCAGGCTCATGAAGGCCGTGAACTGCTCCGGACGGTAGGGTATCGGCGACACCTCGGTGCCCTCATACTCCATTGGATCCTCCAGCACGAGTTCACCGTTCAGGAAAACCACGTCCACGTTCTGCGAGTAGTAGCTCCAGGTCTCCTGGCGCATGACCGTGAGCTCTCCATCCGCGCCGTTGTCCTCGTAGAAGAGGATGGTGAAACCATCCGGCTGCCCGCGCTGGCGCAGCGTTTGTTCCTGGATATCCGTGAGCGGATACGGTTCGAGCACGATGTCTTCCGCCGCAACATCCTCGAAGATCTTGGGAACTTGGTGATAGGCGGAAATCCAGAGCAAAACCGCAATGACCAACAATGCGAGGATGAGGAAGACGACGACACGCCGCCTGGATGCCGGTTTCTCTTTTTGCATCCTTGGGCCTCCTTCTACTTAGAATCACCGAAGACGTAGAGATTCCAACGCCAATTCCTGAACTGCGCTGCAGGAATTTCCAACGAAGAGAATTACAGCCGTTTCCGGAAACGAACGCTGAAGCATGAGGACGCAGTTTTGTTGTACGAGATATTGATCAACGATTTCCAACAGCATACACCACGGGATGATTCGCGGTCAAGCCGAATCAGGACTGACAATGGCATAACCATGTTGCGAACCTATCGATCCGTCGAGATGTACTGGTGGCAGCGATCCGTGAGCGTTTCGAGAAAATGATGTTGATCGCTTACCACACGAGACCGCGCATTGAGTCTGTAGCGATACTGCTCCCCCGATTTGAGCCGGATGGTGATGTTCCGCAGGGTTAGAAACTGGATGACGTCGAGCGATTCGAAAGACTGGAAAGACAATTCAGAGAGCCCCAAGAAGATGGCCTTCAATTCGAAAAATCCCATGGTTATCTGCGCGAGGATCAGCCGCCGATCCGTCACACCGGCGATGTAATGCCTGACGAAGATGAAACCGGACGTGAGATAGCCGATTCCTTCCACTCTTTCGGTCAACCCGAGAAGCGGTTGGGCGTGAAAATGCAGCAAACGCTCGTACTTGGTCAAGGGTTTCCTTCCACCCCGCAAGACTCTGATCCTGGGTATCCGCACGCTCCAGCATATCGGAGTTCTAACGCTGATACAAGCCGCCGCCGTTCAGACGCCGGTTCACTTGGCGCAGCGGCGCTGATGTTGTAGAGTGGAATCGGCGTTCACCGCATCGGCGGTTCGAAACCTGCGCCACCACGGGAGTCGTACATGCGAGTTATCAACATGGATTCATGGTCGCGCCGCAAGCATTTCGATTTCTACAATAGTTTCGAGCAGCCGCACTTCGGCATGTGCGCCAATGTAGACCTGACCGAATTCCACCGGTCGGTCAAGCGGGCCGGGCATTCGATCAACATAGCCATCATCTACTTGATCGCATGTGCGGCGAACGGCATCGCCGAGTTCCGCTGCCGCATCCGTGGGGAGCAGGTCGTCGAGCACGAGATCGTCCATCCATCGCCGACGATCTTGACGGATGATGATCTCTTCAGCTTCTGCACCATCAAGTACAGCGAGGACTACGCAGGATTTGCGGCCCGAGCGGCGGAAAGGATCGCTGCCGTAAAAGCGCAGCCAACCCTGGAAGACGAGCCCGGCCAGGACGACCTGCTCTTCATGACCGCCATCCCCTGGGTCTCTTTCACCAGTTTCAAGCACCCCATGCCCCTGCAGCCGACCGATTCGGTGCCGCGTTTCGCCTGGGGTAAATTCTTCGAAGAGGGGGAGAAACTAAAAATGCCGCTGGCCGTGCAGGCACACCACGCTCTGATGGACGGCCTGCACGTCGGCAGGTATTACACCGCGGTGCAGGAACTGCTGGACCGTCCCGAATTCGTCTAGCAGCACGAATTGCACTGAACAGGCGTCATCTTACCTGCCGGCGTCCCGGGACGAAATCAGCTAAACCGATTGCAGGTCCCGGAAAAGCTGCAGGTAATCCTTGAGGTGTCGTGTGATGAGGAAGTTGCGGCGCACGTGTTCCCTTCCCGCCTCGCCCATGCGTTTCGCTTCGTCGGGGTGCTGCAGCAGGCGCAGAGTCTTATCAGCGCAGGCCTGAACACCGTCCACGAGATAGCCGGTTTCGCCGTCGATCACCTGCAGCGGGATACCGCCCACGTTGCCGCCCACCACAGGCTTCGCTTTCCACAGCGCCTCCGCAACCACCAGACCGAATCCCTCACGTGTCGATTTCTGGATCACCACGTCGGAGGCGTATTGAAAACAGCCCACCTCGAAAGCGCCGACCCCGTTGAAATTGTGCAGCACGTAAATGTCGTCGTCCTCCCCCGCGTGACGCAGCGTACGATCCAGGTAAAACCAGCCTTCGGGATCGTCGTCGGCCATGGAGCCTACCAATGCAAGCTGCACTTCGGGAACGTCCCGCTTCACGAGGCGGTAAGCGTCGATCACGCCCAGGGGATCCTTCCAGGGATCGAAGCGGCTGACCTGGGTGATGAGCGGCCGGCCTGAATCTACGCCGAAACCGCCGACGACGCGCTTTACATCCGCCAGCGGAATGGGCGCATTCTTCGGCGAACGCGGGTCGATCGTCGGGCGGATGATCGCCAGGTGGGCATCTTCCAAACCCGGGCCGACGTATTGGCGCATGGTGAAGATGAGGGCCTCGTAATCGGCGATGAAATGCACGAAGAAGTCCCAGAAGTCCGGATTGGACTGGGAGGTGTCGATATGGCAGCGCCAGATCCAGTGTTTGCTGCTGGCGTTTTCGTTGAAGTGAAGCAGACCGGCCGGCTGGGGATCGTGCACCACGATGAAATCGTAATCGCCTTCCAGATGCCCGGCGTTGTAGCGATTTTGCCGGCTCCAGATCTCCTTCATCTCCTGCGTGAAAGAAATATCCATACCCTGGAGCCCATTGTGACTGGCTTTACTCACCTCGAAGAATTCGTCGCTGCCTTCGATGACCTGCCATTCGGCGTCCAGTCCCACGTCGCGCATCAGGGGAATCAGTGTCTGCAGGATCTCCGCAACGCCCCCACCGAATGCCGTGGCGTTGACGTGCAGCACGCGTGCGCCGCGCAGATTCTGGGCGAGCTCGAGTAGATCTGCGATCACTTCCTCTCCGACGATGGGTTCGTAATCGGCCAAACGTTTTTCGGATAACTCAACTTTCTGCAACATGATCTACCATCCCTGTCTGACAGAGGATGCTGTCCTTTCTGATAGAATCTATAACGACGATTTGTAGCAGTTTGTCCCTCTTCTTCAAACACCGTTGATTCTGAAATGTATCCTTGACACTTTTATTTTCGGGCGACATAATTATATTACTGCTAACACGTGTTAGCATCAAGGGGTGCAAATGCGAAAACGCGTGACTGCACGAGACGTAGCAGACCGTGCAGGGGTCTCCAGGACGACCGTCTCCTTCGTTCTCAACAATGTGCCGGGAATGCGCATTAGCGAGGAAACCCGCCAGCGCGTACTCGAAGCGGCGCGTGACATCGACTATCACCCCAACATTTCGGCCCGCAGACTTGTTACAGGCCGCAGCTACATCATCGCTTACGTCGAACGCCAAAGTCCAAAAGAAGCCTTTGCCGATGCATTCTTTCCCGAGGCGCTGCACGGGGTGCACGATGCAGTCTACGCTGCGGGATACGAAGTGCTGTTTGCACCTACCGAAATCGACTCAGGCGCCCGACGCTGCAGTCGATTGCTACGCGGCGGACACGTAGACGGGATCATCCTCTCCGGCCCCCGCGCAGATGACGAAGAGTTACGCGATCTTTTACAAACCAACGCACCCATCGTCCTCCAGGGACATATGCCCGGTGTGCCGGTCGCATCGGTGGACGTCGACAACGTGCGCGCCGCCAGCATGGCCGTGCAGCACCTCATCGATCTCGGTTTCGACGACATCTGCATGATCGTGCATGCTCCCTTGGCTTTCACCGCTGCCTCAGCCCGTTTCCAGGGCTACCAACAAACGCTGGAAGAAAATGGACTTGCCTACATCGAGGACCGGATACAAATCGCAGACTTCACGCCCGTCTCGGGTGAAGAAGCGATGGAACGACTTGTAGAAACCCGACCGAACACGAAAGCCATCTTCATCAGCAGCGATACCGTTGCCATCGGCGCCATTCGGGCCGCAAGACGCAACGGCCTCCGCGTCCCGGAGGACATCGCCGTGATTGGCTTCGACGACATCCCGATGGCGGTGTACAACGAACCGCCTCTTACCACGATCAGGCTGCCGGCTTACGGCATCGGCTGGGGCGCTGCGAATCTCCTGATGCGTATCATCTCTGGTGACGAAGTGCGCCAGAAGAACGTACTTCTGGAGACAGACCTGGTCGTACGCAGCTCTTGCTGAGCCGTATCCGAAACAACCCGATCATCAAAGAAGCAGCAATTTTCGTAGAGGGGATTGCTATCACCATCGAAGATTCTTCTACATACCGAAGTCGAGGAAGGAGGTGTCTGGAGAAAAACTGGTTTCAACTTGGATCTTATATCCGAAAACACGACATTCCTACCTATAGGAGGAGGATGATGAAAGGCAAGCTAGCAAAATGGTTTTCGCTCTGGATGGTAGTAGGGCTGGTGTTGGCCGGATGCGTGACCCAGACGCCTACACAACAAGTGGCGCCGCCACCCGCTGCGACCGCAACCCCAACAGAAGCGATGATGGCAGAACCCACCGCAACCGAGACAACTGCGCCCGAAATGGGCCCGCAAATCGACTGCATGGGCGCTGCCTCGGGCGATACCCTGAGCGTCGTATATCAATGGTCCGGTCAGGAGGAGGAGAAGATCAATACCATCTTCAAACCCTTCGTGGATGCTTGTGGGGTCCAGATCACGGCCGAATCCACCCGTGACGATGCCGTTCTAGACACCAAGGTCAAGAGCGTCCCACCCGATATACTGTTCTGGCCCACGACCGCACCCACTTTACTCTACACGGATCAGCTTAAAGACCTTTCGAGCCTGGGTGCGTCTGGCGATAACTACGCACAGTTCTGGAAGGATCTGGGGACGGTAAACGGCACGTGGTTGGCAGTCCCGGTGAAAGCGGACATCAAGTCCATCATCTGGTACAGCCCGGCGCAGTTCCAGACCTTCGGCTATGACGTGCCGACAACCTTCGACGAATTGAACGGTCTGGTCGAGCAGATGGTTTCCGACGGCAATATTCCCTGGAGCATGGGCTTCGAGAACGGCGCCGCGACGGGCTGGACCGGATCGGACTTCATCCAGGACCTGCTGCTCACACTGCAAGGTCCGCAGTATGTGATGGGGATCATCGATGGATCGGTACCCTACGACGATCCCGGTGTGGTCCAGGCGTATGAAATTTACTACAAGTGGGCTTCGGATCCAAAATACACCGTGGGTGGTGCAACGGGTACGGTGAACACCGCCTTCCTGGATGCCATCTACAAGGTCTTCTCTGATCCGCCGGAAGCCATGATGGTCAAGCAGTCCGGTTTTGCGGGTGACGAGATCAAGAAGGAATATCCCGATCTCATGTACGGGACGGACTACGATTTCTTCGCCTTCCCTGGCGCAAAGGGCATGCAGGGTGGGGCCGATTACATGATGGCCTTCAGCGATTCAGCGGCCACCAAAGCCATGGTCGCTTACCTGACGAGTGCGTATGGTGCCGAAGTTTGGGCGCAGACGGGTTTCGACATCTCCCCCAACAGCGCCGCAGTGGGGAAATACACCGACCCGGCGTTGACCAAGAAAGCGGAAGCGCTGGCGAATGCCTCCGGCTTCACGCCGGACCTGGGTGATACCATCCCCGCGCCGTTTGGTGACACCGAATGGCAGGCGATCATCGACGTTGTCCAGGGTGGTGACATTCCAACTGCACTGGCGAAAGTAGCCGCAGCTCAAGCTACCGCCTTGGGTCAATAGTCCGTAGGAATCCGAAATCAGGTGCTGGGGCGGCGAACGCCTCAGCACCTTTCATACCACGCCTGCGTGGAGGAGGTGGATCTGCAATGGCGGTATCGAAAATCATGAAGCAGGGCAGGGTCGTGCCCTGGTTGTATGTCCTGCCCGCGCTCGCAGTCATTCTCATTTTCGTTGTATACCCAACCCTGAACACCACCTACTTGAGTTTCCGCAACCGCAGCGGAGATTTACCCGCGAGTGCGGACTGCATCTCAGGATCGCCTTGTTGGGGAGTGTTCGAGAACTACCGCTATGCCATCACGCATCCGGACATGGTCCAGGCGCTGCGCAACAACGCCCTGTGGTTGCTGCTGATGGTCCCTGCGACCGTAGCCATAGGCCTTTTAATCTCCGTACTTGCAGATCGGGTGCGCTACGAAGCACTGGTCAAATCCATTATCTTCATGCCCATGGCCATCTCCTTCATCGGCGCCGGCGTTATCTGGCGTTTCATGTACTACATCGAAACCGGCGGCAATCCGCAGATCGGGGTGTTCAACGCGATTTTGACCTCCGTGGGTCTCAAGCCCGTGCCCTGGCTGAGCACGGCGGGCATCAACAACTTGGCGCTCATGATGGTGGGCGTGTGGTTGTGGGCCGGCTTCAGCATGAGTATTTTGTCCGCGGCGATTAAGGGGCTGCCCGAAGAGGTGCTGGAAGCCGCCAGGGTGGACGGCGCTTCTGAATGGCAGGTCTTCTGGAAAGTCATGCTGCCCATGATCATGCCGACGGT of the Anaerolineales bacterium genome contains:
- a CDS encoding right-handed parallel beta-helix repeat-containing protein; translation: MRQKQLGMKRYLLPIMAVLMAVLACGPLDTAREIVAGLFRVYYVAPDGDDANDCRSWEAACLTLSGAARHVDGGDIIRLAAGTISVPDVTIDSIIAIEGMGEAESILELTDTGTVALNADVTFLDLTITTSGPTTGALPCIHVAEGASATITQVTLRDCGLGIRVAPDAEAALQNVTITGSTAEALINDGSVTVDQSRLVENKDRAITNRGTMIVENTTIDRNILNPLHLAGDLPDTTITNVGHLELINSTISRSTDRGITNAGELILRNSTVSSNRGDVAISSQDGELRLLYVTVANNAGTGINLAGGLAEIENTISTGNGYNCYWNPTSTPTLLGINLSEDCRFFTAGELLLQPLADNGGPTETHALQPGSAAIDAATLDCPPSDQRGVERPFGEACDAGAFEFDPTVIAEPIALRAPATPITATPTTELPLAKAVKDGLCWTGPGAAYPVVSAVSAGIELSLRGVDAQGDWLIVDSPRFPGVNCWLERDSVDLPPETELSVLPVFSVPPRPTATSKPEKAVGCLVQDPNDPKQVICVPRACTPNDVPGGSCNP
- a CDS encoding DUF3307 domain-containing protein codes for the protein MIHPIYKLIIPLVSAHLAGDFLFRSDDDVKNNSQPQGLLKHALIAGLLSWVLLGTIQAWSVGLLIFTLHSIIDYITSKRSSDGLRTFLFDQLAHVFVIVVLAYVIDSRDLLPFPNYWYGLFGKAYYAGNLLFSGAVLNVSVGGIVVGFKVKPFLDQLNKLAKDGDKQNLKEAQNIASRGFEEGGRTIGYLERALIYVLVLVNQPAGIGFLIAAKSVFRFGEINVSSNRMEAEYILIGTLYSFLYGIVVSYLTTYLLSNIGFVG
- a CDS encoding chloramphenicol acetyltransferase, translated to MRVINMDSWSRRKHFDFYNSFEQPHFGMCANVDLTEFHRSVKRAGHSINIAIIYLIACAANGIAEFRCRIRGEQVVEHEIVHPSPTILTDDDLFSFCTIKYSEDYAGFAARAAERIAAVKAQPTLEDEPGQDDLLFMTAIPWVSFTSFKHPMPLQPTDSVPRFAWGKFFEEGEKLKMPLAVQAHHALMDGLHVGRYYTAVQELLDRPEFV
- a CDS encoding glycosyltransferase, with the translated sequence MLQKVELSEKRLADYEPIVGEEVIADLLELAQNLRGARVLHVNATAFGGGVAEILQTLIPLMRDVGLDAEWQVIEGSDEFFEVSKASHNGLQGMDISFTQEMKEIWSRQNRYNAGHLEGDYDFIVVHDPQPAGLLHFNENASSKHWIWRCHIDTSQSNPDFWDFFVHFIADYEALIFTMRQYVGPGLEDAHLAIIRPTIDPRSPKNAPIPLADVKRVVGGFGVDSGRPLITQVSRFDPWKDPLGVIDAYRLVKRDVPEVQLALVGSMADDDPEGWFYLDRTLRHAGEDDDIYVLHNFNGVGAFEVGCFQYASDVVIQKSTREGFGLVVAEALWKAKPVVGGNVGGIPLQVIDGETGYLVDGVQACADKTLRLLQHPDEAKRMGEAGREHVRRNFLITRHLKDYLQLFRDLQSV
- a CDS encoding LacI family DNA-binding transcriptional regulator, with translation MRKRVTARDVADRAGVSRTTVSFVLNNVPGMRISEETRQRVLEAARDIDYHPNISARRLVTGRSYIIAYVERQSPKEAFADAFFPEALHGVHDAVYAAGYEVLFAPTEIDSGARRCSRLLRGGHVDGIILSGPRADDEELRDLLQTNAPIVLQGHMPGVPVASVDVDNVRAASMAVQHLIDLGFDDICMIVHAPLAFTAASARFQGYQQTLEENGLAYIEDRIQIADFTPVSGEEAMERLVETRPNTKAIFISSDTVAIGAIRAARRNGLRVPEDIAVIGFDDIPMAVYNEPPLTTIRLPAYGIGWGAANLLMRIISGDEVRQKNVLLETDLVVRSSC
- a CDS encoding sugar ABC transporter permease, whose product is MAVSKIMKQGRVVPWLYVLPALAVILIFVVYPTLNTTYLSFRNRSGDLPASADCISGSPCWGVFENYRYAITHPDMVQALRNNALWLLLMVPATVAIGLLISVLADRVRYEALVKSIIFMPMAISFIGAGVIWRFMYYIETGGNPQIGVFNAILTSVGLKPVPWLSTAGINNLALMMVGVWLWAGFSMSILSAAIKGLPEEVLEAARVDGASEWQVFWKVMLPMIMPTVTVVITTMVIIVLKIFDIVFVMTGGNFGTEVIANRMFKLIVTNTGRSMAIAVILLLLTIPIMIINVRRFREQEATR